The following proteins are co-located in the Massilia litorea genome:
- a CDS encoding SDR family NAD(P)-dependent oxidoreductase, whose protein sequence is MLLKERVAIVTGGAGTNGLGFATARMLAAHGAQVVILDLAAANPAAAAAELGTGHLGVVADVTSKEQCEAAAAAAVEKYGRIDILFNNAGITQARKTLDISAADYDAVLDVSLRGTLLMSQAVLPAMQRQGSGSIISTSSVSAQRGGGILGGPHYSAAKAGVLGLTRAMAREFGPDNIRVNAITPGLIATDIIKGKLTEERKGEIARDIPLARLGRANDIAGAVVFLASDLSAYCTGITLDVNGGMLIH, encoded by the coding sequence ATGTTACTCAAGGAACGCGTGGCAATCGTAACCGGCGGCGCCGGCACCAACGGCCTGGGCTTCGCCACCGCCCGCATGCTGGCCGCGCACGGCGCGCAAGTCGTGATCCTCGACCTGGCCGCCGCCAATCCGGCCGCGGCCGCCGCCGAACTGGGCACGGGGCACCTCGGGGTGGTGGCCGACGTCACCAGCAAGGAGCAATGCGAAGCCGCCGCCGCGGCCGCCGTGGAGAAATACGGCCGCATCGACATCCTGTTCAACAACGCCGGCATCACCCAGGCGCGCAAGACGCTCGATATCTCGGCGGCCGACTACGACGCCGTGCTCGACGTCAGCCTGCGCGGCACGCTGTTGATGTCGCAGGCGGTGCTGCCGGCCATGCAGCGCCAGGGCAGCGGCAGCATCATCTCGACCTCGTCGGTGTCGGCCCAGCGCGGCGGCGGGATCCTGGGCGGACCGCACTACTCGGCGGCCAAGGCCGGCGTGCTGGGGCTGACGCGGGCGATGGCGCGCGAGTTCGGCCCGGACAACATCCGCGTCAACGCCATCACGCCCGGCCTGATCGCGACCGACATCATCAAGGGCAAGCTGACCGAGGAGAGAAAAGGCGAGATCGCCCGGGACATTCCGCTGGCGCGCCTGGGACGGGCGAACGACATCGCCGGCGCCGTCGTCTTCCTCGCCAGCGACTTGTCGGCCTATTGCACGGGCATCACGCTCGATGTGAATGGGGGGATGCTGATCCACTGA